TATGTCATAAGTAACAATATATCAATTATACCAGTTACCACTCTGTTGAAATGATTCCTTCTGCTCCACCTGCCCTCCAACTATGAATTTCCTTGAAAATCTGAACCAGCACAACTTAGGACTATATCCTCATAATCTGGCTCCAGGCCTGGTCAACATGACAGTTTATTACAGGGCCACTGACCCCACACCACACTTTCCtaagaaaatataggcaaaagCTGAAATTCCACTCTGGCTCATGAACTGTCACTTGGTTAAATAATGGAGATCCTTTTCCAGAACGGGCCTTACTCTACCAGTCCCTTGACACACACTCATCTCTTTGtctcccttccatctctctctctcacacacgcacACCATACATACACCCTGAGACAGCACTctctacatgcacacacaaagctCTCATGTACAGACACATACACTTAAACTGACACTaaccacaaatacacacaccctTAGACATATGTACACTCCAACTCATTAACACAAtcataaatatatctttatatgcACACTGCTACATACTCACGAGCACACATTACATaccacacactacacacacatacCATAAACAAACATACCCTCCAaatattcacatacacacatcaGACACACATGTTTACACCTTCCATAAGTATACACACACCCTTCATACATTCAAACATACTTTAGACACAGCCTCTCCATAAGCACACACTCTATGCACACACATCCTTCATACACACATCTGCCACACCTGTATAATCTACATGAACACACAGTAGACGTAACCTAAACAGACATTCAGACCCTCTGGCCATGAGCAATGTCTCTAAAATCTGCTCCTAACCAAGGACTATGGCCCATAGCAGCCTCAGGGCCCAGGGGATGGTGTTGTCCAGATGCCCAGGTAACTGGACACCCAGGCCTCCCACCCTCCTTGTCCTCTTGATATTCCTCACCATATAGTAGCTCTGGCCACCTGACCATTGGAGAAGCTGCTGCAAGTCTTTGATCATCTGGCAGTTGCTGGTGCGTTTCCTCTCGCAAACGCCTGAGCTCTTCAGCCTGGGAGTCCAGCTCCTGCTGACTCTGTGACTGCTGCCTCAGGCTGGCTTGCAGGTACAGCTGCAACAGGGTAACTCTGGTCATTAGGAAGTCTTGGAAGTGCATCAGGTACTCGATGGTGAGCTGTGCTAGGCGCAGCACATTGACCAGTGCCTGGTCCAAAGGCTGTGAACAGTGGCTATATACCTCCCCGTCCAAGGTGCAGAAGGTGATGTCAGTGAGGTTCTCCTGCAGGGTGGCCACATCCAGCTCTTGTATCACACGGTTCACATCTAGGACACTCATGCGCCTCCAGTCCATGCTCCTATTGCGAGGCTGGAACCTGAAGGGAGGGATTGAGTAGGCCCCAAAGATGGAATGTTGGGGACCCGTAACAATGGTAGCAAGAAACTGCATGGTCAGGGAAGCCCTGGGATGACCCCCTTGGGAGGGTGCCACCAAGGGCACTGTAGCCAGCAAAGGAGCTGAGGTAGGACCTGAAAAACAAGAAGAGAGTCCAAGTTAGGAAAGGGGCATGGGCTGCATGTACCACACACCTGGCCACCAAGAGCCTGAGTGGGGTGCGGTAAGGATCTGAACAATGGCTGCTGTGTGCATGCTACGCACTGACATGGCCAGAGCCATGGGAAGGAAGGATATGGATTTTATAGTGACTCTGCTGTGGAGTCAGATCCTCAGCCTTGAGCAAGTCCCTTCACATCTTCAAGGCTTCTAGGTCTATTTGGAGATCTGGGGTCACTTTGTAGGTTTGTGGTTAGGAACGAGGCAGGTGAAGCACATAGTCAAGTGCCTGGCATTACTAGCTCCTCAGTGAATCTCCCATGCCCAATACCACTGCCAGAGGTCTTTTTTTTGGTGTGCGGGAAGGAAACTGTCAGTTGTATAAGTTGGTCGTATGCAACCTTCCAGGGACCTCAGGATGAAGTCTTACAACTTGCTATGAGTGGCAGAGCTACCTGAGGTACCACActccccaacccccgccccacTTCTTCTCTAATCACTAGATCATAGTGGACAGGGCCAGGCTACATTTCCCAGTTTGCCTGGCTGTAAGGTGTGATCATATGACTATGGTTAGTCTAGGGGGATGTAAGTGAGATGATGTCCACCActgcccagggagggagggagggggacttAAGACAGTGACCATGTCTTTGCACTCAGATGAACTCAATCCATGATGGCTATTTTTTACTCACACCTAATGGTTTCTGAAAAGAGCTCCAGTTTTTTGTCAAAGACTCAGATCCTAAGCTCCACTTTCTAGGTAGACATAcacattgttctctctctttgaaaAGTAATTTGGTAAGAGCAGCACAGATTTTTAACTCAACATTTTCTTACAGAAAAACACATACAAGTGTGTAAAGGTGCTTGTGGAAAAGTTGGCACTGCAGTGTTGTTTGTAATAACAAAGTATACTAGTAGTATAGGAAAGCAAACTAGAAAGCACGATAGAGGACACAGATGTATCTCTATACAATGAAACACCATGTATCTTCTGATGAGAATAATGCAGCTTCACATGTACTGATAGGGAATAATGGGattatgtacatatgtgtgtgcatgtgcatatacatgtatgcaATTCTCTTTAAATTATACAAGAATATCATTATATTTAATAACTTACTAAATTGATATGTATAtttcatatatctatatatgatTTTATAGAGATGCATTTGAATAGATATAGATATGATAATAGTGGGAAGAGATAAATGGAAATATGAAatgaggataaataaatgaacagaaggGTTGTCCATAGATAGCTTATCGGTAAATACTCAGATAACAGATATATAGACAGGCCTTGCACACacaattattatatatatatatattatatatatatgtatgaatgcTTCATATTTGCcattaatacataataaaattcaataaaatatatgaatttatgATATATGATACTTCATAAGCATAGATGCCTTCAAGAAAAATAGACCTATCATTATCTCTGGGCATGAGAATGAAAGTTAGAGGacctttgtttttcactttctatgTCCCCATACTATTTAAAGTTCTATGCACCATAATCTGTTCCttgtataatttttaaggaaaaaaacataatttcttcCCTTGTGGAACTTATAATCTGGAGTAAGGAGAAGTACATATGATTATACTTAAGTTCTTTCTAGATCATATGATTCAGAATTTTAAGTGCaatagaaagagaagaggaaggtcaCCTAGGAAGGAGAAAGGCCTTGAAGAAATGGTGGTGGTGAGTTTGCAAAGACAGGCAGGGCCTCCAGGAAAATTCCTCACCTGCCTGAGCCTCTGTCTTTTTTTAGGAAAGGGGGTTAGAGCCCTGCCATGCAGACCCCCAGGGTGCTGTGGGAACTGAGGACAGGCAAAGGGAATGAACTCAGTGCTAACAGCAGCTGCAGTGCAGCCAGTACCAGTCTTTGTGCTACATACCAGCTTTAAATACGAACCTACAAACAGCTTTTgctactcccattttacagacaaagaaattGACTTCTGGAGAGCTAAGTGGTTTGTCCCAGGTAGCAAGACCAGAATGGAAGAAAGTTGCAGGTACGTCTGCTTCTAACACTTGTGAACTCTGAAACACCCAACATGATTTTTCAAatcatttcttctaaaaatttgaTTTGATCAGATCATCACTCCTTATCCCTCAAAGTCATTCATCCACTCCCTCCCCTGATATTTATAGCATGCCTTCTTGGGCCAATCCTTGTCTGGGAGACTGCCCTCATGATGCCACTGACCCACCTTTTCCATTTTGGCTCCCATGCTTCCTTCTCAGACAGTCTTTCCCAAACACACTCAAAAAGCAAAGCCCTTCAGCCACAAGCACCTCCACTACGGCCATGAGGAGAAGACTGGCACATTTCTACTTAACATcttatattatttgaaaaaagaaaagaaaaagaaaaaaaggcaaggcAAGAGAGCAAAACAGAAGTGGGTGAGATGACACCATGTTCAGCTCAAGCTACCACCATGTCACCAGAAGCT
This DNA window, taken from Phyllostomus discolor isolate MPI-MPIP mPhyDis1 chromosome 7, mPhyDis1.pri.v3, whole genome shotgun sequence, encodes the following:
- the LOC118501612 gene encoding zinc finger protein DZIP1L-like, producing MQFLATIVTGPQHSIFGAYSIPPFRFQPRNRSMDWRRMSVLDVNRVIQELDVATLQENLTDITFCTLDGEVYSHCSQPLDQALVNVLRLAQLTIEYLMHFQDFLMTRVTLLQLYLQASLRQQSQSQQELDSQAEELRRLREETHQQLPDDQRLAAASPMVRWPELLYVPSV